A portion of the Carya illinoinensis cultivar Pawnee chromosome 11, C.illinoinensisPawnee_v1, whole genome shotgun sequence genome contains these proteins:
- the LOC122280940 gene encoding uncharacterized protein LOC122280940, whose product MECNKDEAIRAKEIAEKKLMEMDISGATRYALKAQNLYPRLDGLPQLLVTLDVYTSAEERINGEVDWYRVLGVEPLADDDTIRKHFRKLALILHPDKNKSVGADGAFKILSEAWSLLSDKAKRIVYDQKRNLMGTYGKIADLKTSVVDGQNYSKNLSNGHNFTSKYQRSATHPRPAQTPESLKPTFWTVCDSCKMQFEYLRTYLNYNLVCSNCHKPFKAFETPPPAPLNFDASSASWISYMQRHNSGPQKTVNNQYAPGKIPTSTTNAGLAGFSSSVWSKKKFHSGAFSKSGDVATAPASTSSAAHAPGVFQPLFKQSNGVHEDAAAAAMSEEAYQGKAHATMKAGTSFESSNANFSAVQKADRPKKKRCMDRPRMGNKGREMADQMVMDGGFHMESASRTQKSSFETGRMNAARKHRLNVTREISPLEMRNMLMEKAKRDIHKKLNEWRMDSASKTSYKLKTSEKEIGEKNSGEKALAVNGVKAEKHRAFVQNKNTANVKKPSPANSGIDSDTKGADPMSMSVPDPDFHDFDMDRTEKSFGDNQVWAAYDNDDGMPRYYAMIHGVISRRPLKMRISWLNSKTNDELAPLNWISSGFYKTSGDFYVGKHEINRSLNSFSHKVKWKKGTRGSIQIYPMKGDVWALYRNWSPDWNEFTPDEVIHKYDMVEVLEDYSEGGVTVVPLVKVAGFRAVFHRNLDPSRIRRTIPREEMFRFSHQVPSYLLTGEEGPNAPKGCRELDPAATPLELLHVAMNAQDKEMTGIADKATEEDILGCMGKPKEEELVNIGKPTEEKGLVEDIKRKVVADVIMKGNGTKAEKILVYNRRRLRER is encoded by the coding sequence ATGGAATGTAATAAGGATGAGGCCATCAGGGCTAAAGAAATTGCGGAGAAGAAGCTTATGGAGATGGACATTTCTGGCGCAACAAGATATGCTTTGAAGGCTCAAAACTTATATCCTAGGCTTGATGGTCTTCCTCAGTTGCTGGTAACTCTTGATGTGTACACTTCTGCTGAGGAAAGAATAAATGGAGAGGTTGATTGGTACAGGGTCCTTGGTGTTGAGCCCTTGGCTGATGATGACACAATCCGGAAACATTTTAGGAAACTGGCTCTTATTCTTCACCCTGATAAAAACAAATCAGTTGGTGCAGATGGGGCCTTTAAAATACTGTCTGAGGCCTGGAGTTTGTTGTCTGACAAAGCCAAGAGAATTGTCTATGACCAGAAGCGAAACCTAATGGGTACATATGGAAAAATCGCAGATTTGAAAACTTCTGTGGTAGATGGTCAGAATTATTCTAAAAATCTCTCTAATGGTCATAATTTCACTTCAAAGTATCAGAGATCTGCTACTCATCCCAGGCCTGCTCAGACTCCCGAGTCATTGAAGCCCACATTTTGGACCGTGTGTGATTCTTGCAAGATGCAGTTTGAGTATCTTAGAACTTATCTCAACTACAACCTTGTTTGCTCTAACTGCCATAAGCCATTTAAGGCTTTTGAGACGCCACCTCCTGCACCTCTCAATTTTGATGCTTCTTCTGCTTCATGGATTTCTTACATGCAGCGACATAATTCGGGTCCGCAGAAAACGGTCAATAACCAATATGCTCCAGGAAAGATACCTACTTCTACGACAAATGCAGGACTAGCAGGATTTTCCTCTTCTGTCTGGTCAAAGAAAAAATTCCATTCAGGTGCATTCTCTAAATCAGGTGATGTTGCAACTGCGCCAGCATCAACTTCCTCTGCTGCTCACGCCCCTGGTGTTTTTCAGCCATTATTCAAGCAATCAAATGGAGTGCATGAAGATGCAGCAGCTGCTGCCATGAGTGAGGAGGCTTATCAGGGGAAAGCTCATGCTACTATGAAAGCAGGGACTAGTTTTGAATCTTCCAATGCTAATTTCAGTGCCGTTCAGAAAGCAGACAGGCCTAAGAAAAAAAGGTGCATGGATAGGCCTAGGATGGGTAATAAAGGTAGAGAAATGGCAGATCAAATGGTAATGGATGGAGGGTTTCACATGGAGAGTGCATCTAGAACTCAGAAGAGTAGCTTTGAAACAGGAAGGATGAATGCTGCTAGAAAACATAGACTGAATGTGACAAGGGAGATTTCACCACTAGAAATGCGAAATATGTTGATGGAGAAGGCTAAGAGAGATATTCACAAGAAGCTTAATGAGTGGAGAATGGACTCTGCATCAAAGACTTCATACAAGTTAAAGACTTCGGAGAAGGAGATTGGAGAGAAGAATTCAGGAGAGAAGGCACTTGCTGTCAATGGGGTAAAAGCTGAGAAACATAGAGCTTTTGTGCAAAACAAAAACACAGCTAACGTTAAAAAGCCTTCCCCTGCCAATTCTGGTATTGATTCTGATACAAAAGGTGCAGATCCAATGTCAATGAGTGTACCAGATCcagattttcatgattttgacATGGACCGTACAGAAAAGTCATTTGGTGATAACCAGGTTTGGGCTGCTTATGATAATGATGATGGGATGCCTCGTTATTATGCTATGATTCATGGTGTGATTTCTAGGAGACCACTAAAGATGCGGATTAGTTGGCTTAATTCCAAAACCAATGATGAGCTGGCCCCTCTGAACTGGATTAGCTCTGGCTTTTACAAGACTAGTGGGGATTTCTATGTTGGCAAGCATGAGATCAATCGctctcttaattctttctcgcaTAAGGTTAAGTGGAAAAAGGGCACAAGAGGTTCCATTCAAATATATCCTATGAAGGGAGATGTTTGGGCTCTTTATAGGAACTGGTCACCTGATTGGAATGAGTTTACCCCAGACGAAGTGATACACAAATATGACATGGTGGAAGTGCTTGAAGATTACAGTGAGGGAGGTGTGACTGTTGTTCCGCTTGTTAAAGTTGCTGGATTCAGGGCAGTTTTCCACCGTAATTTGGACCCAAGTAGAATCAGGAGAACAATCCCAAGAGAAGAAATGTTTCGGTTCTCACACCAAGTCCCTTCTTACTTGCTTACAGGCGAAGAGGGTCCTAATGCCCCTAAAGGTTGCCGGGAGCTTGATCCAGCAGCTACACCTTTGGAACTTCTTCATGTAGCAATGAATGCTCAGGACAAAGAGATGACTGGAATTGCTGACAAAGCTACGGAAGAAGATATATTAGGGTGCATGGGAAAACCCAAGGAAGAAGAGCTGGTGAATATTGGCAAACCAACCGAGGAAAAAGGTCTGGTAGAAGATATCAAAAGAAAAGTTGTGGCAGACGTGATAATGAAGGGAAATGGGACGAAGGCAGAAAAGATACTAGTATATAATCGGAGACGGTTAAGAGAAAGATAA